In the genome of Bacillus sp. S3, one region contains:
- a CDS encoding nuclease-related domain-containing protein → MLLKSNNTTFQIDSLIIQDVLYLFEIKNYEGDYYFEADNFYSMHETKIQNPLHQLNRCESLLSQLLLKHGYRIRIEAWVVFINPAFTLYQAPKNKPIIYPTQLDFLMNKLNASTMKLNDRHHKIADLLVSLLQTESPYTDLPNYDFDKIQKGLTCKACHSFSISVHGRKTLCDECGNEEGFEAAVMRSVRELKLLFPDRKITTNDVLNWCEMNVAQARISRILKKNLKVIGYGQWSTYE, encoded by the coding sequence TTGCTGCTGAAGAGTAACAATACAACATTTCAAATTGACTCTTTAATTATTCAAGATGTCCTTTATCTCTTCGAAATTAAAAATTATGAAGGGGATTATTATTTCGAGGCAGATAATTTTTACTCAATGCACGAAACTAAGATTCAAAATCCACTCCATCAGTTAAACAGATGTGAATCTCTGCTTAGTCAGTTATTACTGAAGCACGGTTACAGAATCCGCATAGAAGCATGGGTTGTATTTATCAATCCCGCTTTTACCCTTTATCAAGCACCTAAGAACAAACCTATCATTTATCCTACACAACTTGATTTTTTAATGAATAAGCTAAATGCCTCTACAATGAAATTAAATGACAGGCATCATAAGATTGCGGATCTATTAGTTTCACTTCTTCAGACGGAATCCCCTTATACGGATTTACCAAATTATGATTTTGATAAAATACAAAAGGGACTAACGTGCAAAGCTTGCCACTCATTTTCAATTTCCGTGCATGGAAGGAAGACCCTTTGTGATGAATGTGGGAATGAAGAAGGTTTTGAAGCTGCAGTAATGCGGAGTGTGAGAGAACTTAAACTCCTTTTTCCTGATAGAAAAATAACAACTAATGATGTTCTTAACTGGTGTGAAATGAACGTGGCCCAAGCAAGAATAAGCAGAATTTTAAAGAAAAATCTTAAGGTTATTGGGTACGGACAGTGGTCCACTTATGAGTAA
- a CDS encoding spore germination protein, whose amino-acid sequence MFRFRKRKKAINNKITPYTSNLKNHPLHSELSANEQMVKDIFHNCADLVIHPIFLKGKPQILLIFLDGLTDSKTLEQVLLQPLLFDGFPDGLSEVHSLKQLIEQQLFAVTPNRTVANFDEFIDGILMGNVGIIIEGETKGVIADFKGMAQRSVEEPASEITIRGPRDGFTESIRTNTSLLRRRIRSSRLKLESLTIGELSKTSVEIAYIEGLAPDNLLEEVRSRLGRIEIDGILESEYIEEFIEDNPFTPFPQIQNTERPDIVIANLLEGRVAILVDNTSFALIVPMTFWNGLQAVEDYYERFLYTSFIRFIRYILFNTTMYLPSIYVALTTYHPKLIPTTLLISVAAAREGVPFPAIIEALIMEFVFEGLREAGIRLPKAVGSAVSIVGALVIGQAAVQAGIVSAPMVIVVATTGIASFSIPRYNLGTALRLVRFPMLLLAGMFGLYGIVIGFIALTIHLVNLRSFGVPYFTPLAPQIPGDLKDVLFRAPRWANIYGPIFTFGRNKQRIPSEQKPGPQKGGRQQ is encoded by the coding sequence ATGTTTCGGTTCCGTAAGCGAAAAAAAGCTATTAATAATAAAATCACCCCATATACTTCTAATTTAAAAAATCACCCTTTACATTCAGAACTCTCAGCAAACGAACAAATGGTAAAGGATATTTTTCATAACTGCGCTGACCTTGTCATTCACCCTATCTTTTTAAAAGGGAAACCGCAAATACTTTTAATTTTCTTAGACGGGTTAACGGACTCAAAGACGTTAGAGCAAGTATTATTGCAGCCCCTGTTGTTTGATGGATTTCCCGATGGCTTAAGCGAAGTTCATTCACTTAAGCAATTGATTGAGCAGCAATTATTTGCTGTTACCCCCAATAGGACGGTCGCAAACTTTGATGAATTTATTGATGGGATTTTAATGGGCAATGTTGGGATTATAATCGAGGGGGAAACAAAGGGAGTAATTGCCGATTTTAAAGGAATGGCCCAGCGCAGTGTGGAAGAACCGGCATCTGAGATTACGATTCGCGGGCCAAGGGACGGATTCACAGAATCCATCCGGACAAATACTTCGCTGCTAAGGAGAAGAATTCGTAGTTCCCGACTCAAACTCGAATCATTAACGATTGGGGAATTGTCAAAAACAAGCGTAGAGATTGCCTACATTGAGGGACTTGCTCCTGATAACCTTTTGGAAGAAGTCCGGAGCAGGCTCGGACGGATTGAAATCGATGGGATTCTTGAATCGGAGTATATCGAGGAGTTTATAGAAGATAATCCTTTTACACCATTTCCCCAGATTCAAAATACCGAAAGACCTGATATTGTGATTGCTAATCTTCTAGAAGGAAGAGTGGCCATTTTGGTAGATAATACATCGTTCGCCCTGATTGTACCTATGACCTTTTGGAACGGTCTGCAGGCTGTAGAGGATTACTATGAACGGTTTCTCTATACTTCCTTTATTCGCTTTATTCGTTATATCTTATTTAATACGACGATGTATTTACCATCTATATACGTTGCCTTGACGACCTATCACCCCAAGTTGATTCCAACTACACTTCTAATAAGTGTTGCAGCAGCACGTGAAGGAGTTCCATTCCCAGCCATCATTGAGGCATTGATTATGGAATTTGTGTTTGAAGGGCTGCGGGAGGCTGGGATTCGCCTTCCAAAGGCGGTAGGCTCAGCTGTCAGTATTGTCGGGGCGCTTGTCATCGGCCAGGCAGCTGTACAAGCCGGAATTGTCTCAGCACCGATGGTCATTGTGGTGGCGACAACCGGGATTGCGTCCTTTTCCATTCCCCGTTATAACCTTGGCACGGCACTGAGGCTTGTCAGATTTCCGATGCTGCTTTTAGCAGGAATGTTTGGCTTATATGGTATTGTCATCGGCTTTATCGCCTTGACCATCCATCTAGTCAACCTCCGCTCCTTCGGGGTTCCGTATTTTACACCTTTGGCACCGCAAATTCCGGGAGATTTAAAGGATGTTTTATTTCGGGCGCCAAGATGGGCAAACATATATGGCCCCATCTTTACGTTTGGAAGAAATAAACAGCGGATTCCTTCAGAGCAAAAACCAGGTCCCCAAAAAGGAGGACGGCAGCAATGA
- a CDS encoding TetR/AcrR family transcriptional regulator translates to MAPDRRKMIVEAATKSFSLFGFKATTMDQVAKLANVGKGTIYTFFKNKEELFEEIISTLVKEMIAEADAVIQPELPFTENVHRALYRLLEFRSQHQLMIKLVQEETEMGTLAVTEMLQHVENEIIAFLKKKIETAIVKGAIPPVNTEITSFLLLKMYIALVSDWERNHEPLSSGQIAEIMKGFLLKGLQEE, encoded by the coding sequence ATGGCACCCGACAGAAGAAAGATGATTGTGGAAGCAGCGACAAAATCCTTTTCCTTATTTGGCTTTAAGGCGACAACAATGGATCAGGTTGCGAAGCTTGCCAATGTAGGAAAAGGAACGATTTATACTTTTTTTAAAAATAAAGAAGAGTTATTTGAAGAGATTATTTCTACACTGGTAAAGGAAATGATTGCTGAGGCAGATGCTGTCATCCAGCCGGAATTACCATTTACGGAAAATGTCCATCGAGCCTTATACCGTTTATTAGAATTTCGTTCCCAGCACCAGCTCATGATTAAGCTTGTCCAGGAAGAAACAGAAATGGGGACATTAGCGGTTACCGAAATGCTGCAGCATGTCGAAAATGAGATTATTGCTTTTTTAAAGAAAAAAATCGAGACAGCCATTGTGAAAGGGGCCATTCCACCCGTTAATACTGAAATCACCAGCTTTCTTTTGTTAAAAATGTATATTGCCCTTGTTTCTGACTGGGAAAGAAATCACGAACCGTTAAGTTCAGGGCAAATTGCTGAAATCATGAAGGGCTTTCTTTTAAAAGGGCTTCAAGAAGAATAA
- a CDS encoding Ger(x)C family spore germination protein: MKKNTVLCFGLCLPLLFLSGCWDRMELNDRAIWLATGWDTAENGGVEVSGQIVIPANVQTQGGGGGAAQQGFFTISAKGKNLGDAMQNMQTKLPREAFFGQRRVVLFSEEFAKRGLKNELDMNSRASDVSLRADVFVVKGSTAKEFLTVANPLEKSPAASALKEHRQSGGRGDTSYLKMLIAANREGIRTTIPAIEISSSLEGVKTGKEDSPNPKLFRITGVSVFDHNIKMLGFLNAAENKDMLWVMGILQKMNISIPKQEGNASITLTKIKSKIEPKFGKNNQLKFTVSLTGEGALTESNSELDVEYTDNLKLLEKKFEKEAQKQVQQTITKVQEKYGLDIFGFGEVIHRKHPIRWKKLRTNWDQTFSQADISVRATIKIKQIGMDGPSLLFKESEIKK; the protein is encoded by the coding sequence ATGAAGAAAAATACCGTTCTCTGTTTTGGATTATGCCTCCCATTACTTTTTTTATCCGGCTGCTGGGATCGCATGGAATTAAACGACCGGGCCATTTGGCTGGCAACCGGCTGGGATACGGCTGAAAACGGCGGGGTTGAAGTCAGCGGACAAATTGTCATTCCCGCGAACGTCCAAACCCAAGGCGGCGGAGGCGGAGCAGCGCAACAGGGATTTTTCACCATTTCTGCAAAAGGAAAAAATCTTGGCGATGCCATGCAAAACATGCAGACAAAACTCCCAAGAGAGGCATTTTTTGGCCAGCGCCGCGTGGTCCTTTTTAGCGAGGAGTTTGCCAAACGCGGACTTAAAAATGAGCTTGATATGAATAGCCGAGCCTCTGATGTCAGTCTTCGGGCGGATGTATTTGTGGTAAAGGGGTCTACAGCAAAAGAATTCCTTACGGTGGCTAATCCATTAGAGAAATCGCCCGCTGCTTCGGCATTAAAGGAGCACCGGCAAAGTGGCGGAAGAGGGGATACTTCTTATTTAAAAATGCTGATTGCGGCAAACCGCGAGGGAATTCGTACAACGATTCCTGCCATCGAAATAAGCAGCTCACTTGAGGGGGTGAAGACCGGGAAAGAGGATTCGCCAAACCCCAAGTTATTTCGTATCACAGGTGTAAGCGTATTTGATCATAATATTAAAATGCTCGGGTTTCTAAATGCTGCTGAAAACAAAGATATGCTCTGGGTAATGGGGATTCTTCAAAAAATGAATATTAGCATTCCGAAACAAGAGGGGAATGCCAGCATCACTTTAACGAAAATAAAGAGCAAAATCGAACCGAAATTTGGTAAAAATAATCAGCTAAAGTTTACTGTCAGTTTGACAGGTGAAGGAGCTTTGACAGAAAGTAACTCAGAATTAGATGTTGAGTATACCGATAATTTAAAGCTCCTGGAAAAGAAATTCGAAAAAGAGGCACAAAAGCAGGTTCAGCAAACGATAACAAAGGTACAAGAAAAGTATGGTTTAGATATTTTTGGTTTCGGCGAGGTCATTCATCGAAAGCATCCCATTCGCTGGAAAAAGTTACGAACAAATTGGGATCAGACATTTTCACAAGCGGATATTTCCGTAAGGGCAACAATTAAGATTAAACAAATAGGAATGGATGGTCCATCATTATTATTTAAGGAAAGTGAGATTAAAAAATGA
- the argS gene encoding arginine--tRNA ligase: protein MNFKKELAAILFELLDQEITAADLEMMIEKPKNTEHGDLAFPCFTLAKLKRKSPHLIAQELSEKIQSPTFEKVEVVGAYLNIFLNKKLVSEQLIDSIIKQKGYFGDHKFGNGGHVTIDMSSPNIAKPFSMGHLRSTVIGNSIALITEKCGYKPIKINHLGDWGTQFGKLITAYNLWGSEEKVKQNPIKELLALYIKFHEIAETDPSLEDQGRSWFKRLEDGDTEALSLWQWFRDESLKEFSRIYELMNVEFDSYAGEAFYNDKMDRIVKLLEEKQLLVESDQAMVVELAEEGLPPCLIKKSDGATLYATRDLAAALYRKENYDFGQSVYVVGHEQSLHFKQLIAVLGKIGYEWAEKMEHVPFGMMLKDGKKMSTRKGKVVLLEEVLSESIAMARHNIEEKNPNLVNKDAVAEQVGVGAVIFHDLKNNRMNDIEFSLEEMLRFEGETGPYVQYTFARACSILRKANWQAKSQPEACTNSWNKEWKVASLLMEFAPAIKRACENYDPSQVAKYIVDLAQAFNKYYAEVKILEESAEKHARLSLVYSVTVVLKEGLRLLGIEAPEEM, encoded by the coding sequence ATGAATTTTAAGAAGGAGCTGGCAGCCATTCTATTTGAGCTGCTTGACCAGGAAATCACAGCAGCGGATCTGGAAATGATGATCGAAAAGCCAAAAAACACCGAACATGGTGATTTAGCCTTTCCGTGTTTCACATTAGCGAAGCTGAAAAGAAAATCACCTCATTTGATCGCCCAGGAACTCAGTGAAAAGATTCAATCGCCAACATTTGAGAAGGTTGAAGTTGTTGGGGCGTACTTAAATATCTTTTTAAATAAAAAGCTTGTTTCGGAACAGCTGATCGACAGCATCATTAAGCAAAAGGGATATTTCGGGGACCACAAATTTGGCAATGGCGGTCACGTCACGATTGACATGTCGTCACCGAATATCGCTAAGCCATTTTCGATGGGTCATTTGCGCTCTACTGTAATCGGAAACTCTATTGCCCTAATTACAGAAAAATGCGGTTATAAGCCCATAAAAATTAACCATTTAGGCGACTGGGGCACCCAATTTGGGAAGCTTATTACCGCTTATAATCTATGGGGCAGTGAAGAAAAGGTAAAACAAAATCCCATTAAGGAGTTACTGGCACTCTATATTAAGTTTCATGAAATAGCAGAAACAGATCCATCGCTTGAAGATCAAGGACGCAGCTGGTTTAAACGTCTCGAGGATGGTGACACGGAGGCTTTAAGCTTGTGGCAATGGTTTCGCGATGAATCGCTCAAAGAATTTTCAAGAATATATGAGCTAATGAATGTCGAATTTGACTCCTATGCAGGCGAAGCCTTCTATAATGATAAAATGGATCGAATCGTCAAGCTGCTGGAGGAGAAACAGCTGCTAGTAGAATCCGATCAGGCCATGGTAGTCGAGCTAGCCGAAGAAGGCCTGCCCCCATGCCTGATTAAGAAATCAGATGGTGCAACGCTTTACGCCACACGTGATTTAGCTGCCGCTCTCTATAGAAAGGAAAACTATGACTTTGGCCAATCTGTATATGTAGTTGGCCACGAACAAAGCCTCCATTTTAAACAGTTAATTGCCGTTTTGGGAAAAATAGGTTACGAATGGGCAGAGAAAATGGAACACGTTCCATTCGGCATGATGTTAAAAGACGGCAAAAAGATGTCGACCCGTAAAGGAAAAGTTGTTCTTTTAGAAGAGGTATTAAGCGAGTCCATTGCAATGGCGCGTCATAACATCGAGGAGAAAAACCCCAATTTAGTAAACAAAGATGCCGTAGCGGAACAGGTGGGCGTGGGGGCGGTTATTTTCCACGACTTAAAGAACAACCGGATGAATGACATTGAATTTTCCTTAGAGGAAATGCTGCGCTTTGAAGGCGAGACAGGGCCATATGTCCAATATACGTTTGCACGGGCATGTTCTATTTTACGAAAAGCAAATTGGCAGGCCAAGTCACAGCCTGAAGCATGCACGAATTCTTGGAATAAAGAATGGAAGGTGGCAAGCCTATTAATGGAATTTGCACCAGCTATTAAAAGAGCTTGCGAGAATTACGATCCATCTCAGGTGGCCAAGTATATTGTCGACCTTGCCCAAGCCTTCAATAAGTATTATGCCGAAGTAAAGATTCTAGAAGAAAGCGCCGAAAAACATGCACGCTTGTCCCTTGTTTACAGTGTCACCGTCGTTCTAAAAGAAGGCTTGCGATTATTAGGAATAGAAGCACCTGAAGAAATGTAG
- a CDS encoding ATP-binding cassette domain-containing protein, giving the protein MIQLEGISKSYKIAKRSTGLRQAAKALFYREHTIVDALKDLSFSINQGEIVGYIGPNGAGKSTTIKVMSGILVPDTGKCTIMGFTPWKDRIQYVKNIGVVFGQRSQLWWDVPVMDSFELLRDIYKVPQQDYKSTIDLLIETLELQEIVHLPVRQLSLGQRMRCEIGASLIHNPKILFLDEPTIGLDAVSKIAVRQFIKTINKEKGATIILTTHDMNDIEALADRVILVGKGSLLYDGNLAELRKRFGTHKTITADYVKNINSIRIPGAATLSWTPERVVLSIDTEQVKTSEVIKQLSNKVDLLDVTVETQPIEDIIVRLYREYQI; this is encoded by the coding sequence TTGATTCAATTAGAGGGAATAAGCAAATCATACAAGATTGCCAAACGGTCAACCGGGCTGCGGCAGGCTGCAAAAGCACTCTTTTACCGGGAACATACAATAGTTGACGCACTAAAAGACCTCTCTTTTTCTATTAATCAAGGAGAAATTGTCGGCTATATCGGTCCGAACGGTGCTGGTAAATCGACAACGATTAAAGTCATGAGCGGCATCCTGGTGCCCGACACCGGGAAGTGCACGATCATGGGGTTTACACCTTGGAAAGACCGAATTCAGTATGTGAAAAATATTGGTGTCGTCTTCGGCCAGCGTTCCCAGCTCTGGTGGGATGTGCCAGTGATGGATTCGTTCGAACTTCTCAGAGACATCTATAAGGTTCCCCAACAAGACTATAAATCTACGATCGACCTGCTCATCGAAACGCTTGAACTACAAGAGATTGTCCATTTACCCGTCCGTCAATTAAGTCTTGGCCAGCGAATGCGCTGTGAGATCGGGGCTTCTCTCATCCACAATCCGAAAATTTTATTTTTAGACGAACCGACCATCGGGCTGGATGCCGTCTCGAAAATCGCCGTCCGTCAGTTTATCAAAACGATCAATAAAGAAAAAGGGGCAACTATCATCCTCACCACACACGATATGAATGATATTGAGGCATTAGCTGATAGGGTGATTTTAGTTGGCAAGGGCAGTTTATTATACGACGGCAACTTAGCGGAACTTCGAAAGCGGTTTGGTACACATAAAACGATCACAGCGGATTATGTAAAAAATATTAACTCCATCCGCATCCCCGGGGCTGCCACACTTTCGTGGACACCGGAAAGGGTCGTGCTGAGTATCGATACCGAGCAGGTAAAAACCTCGGAGGTCATCAAACAACTATCCAACAAGGTAGACCTTTTAGATGTAACGGTTGAAACGCAGCCGATTGAAGACATCATTGTTCGACTTTATCGGGAGTACCAAATATGA
- a CDS encoding DinB family protein, whose protein sequence is MSALLFKSFELTRSYFIKNVEALDEAIVDTQPHGFNNTIHWHIGHVLTVAEQFMFGFPKKSTNLPANYMDLFATGTKPADWQGDVPSVQELTAQLKEQIKRIKEIPGESFNEKLQTPFLGQETFGELANFAVFHESLHLGQMQAMKRAIEAANVK, encoded by the coding sequence ATGAGTGCATTACTATTTAAGAGCTTTGAGCTAACAAGGAGCTATTTTATTAAAAATGTAGAGGCGTTAGATGAGGCGATTGTAGATACACAGCCGCATGGGTTTAACAATACAATCCACTGGCATATTGGTCATGTGTTAACAGTTGCGGAGCAATTTATGTTTGGCTTCCCAAAAAAATCAACGAACCTGCCAGCGAATTATATGGATTTATTTGCCACAGGTACTAAACCAGCTGACTGGCAGGGCGACGTTCCATCAGTGCAGGAATTGACTGCACAGTTAAAGGAGCAAATCAAAAGAATCAAGGAAATTCCAGGAGAAAGCTTTAACGAAAAGCTACAGACTCCGTTCCTTGGTCAAGAAACCTTTGGTGAGCTTGCGAACTTTGCGGTTTTCCACGAGTCACTTCATTTAGGTCAAATGCAGGCAATGAAACGTGCCATTGAAGCAGCAAATGTAAAGTAA
- a CDS encoding endospore germination permease: MKLSGLQIFWLMFTFETGNIILLTIGPVMEDAKQDIWISYVIASLLGVLIAYAATKAAQLHPNHSLIQFSKLILGKWLGTLIVLVYLFQWFSVIGNILREFADFTITILLPTTPPWALYVTMLLLLIYVTYIGGIEGIGRCSEVFGPIIILSVILLIILSIKDFDTLNLMPVFIDSGIVSIWKGALTPLAFLGESVMMLMLVSFMNEPQKALKSAVGGIALAAFAVTIVALCVLLIFGPEISAKLRHPTFDVVSYISVMDFIQNLEIIAVLVWILSVFIKLSLYFFLACYGTAQLFKIKDWRKMIWITAPLFFALAQFFPNPSYTYGYMKTYWTHYALPINMVGIPLLLWGIGSIRKKRAGSH; encoded by the coding sequence ATGAAACTGTCTGGACTGCAAATTTTTTGGCTGATGTTTACGTTTGAGACAGGAAACATTATCCTTCTCACAATTGGTCCGGTCATGGAAGATGCCAAGCAAGATATATGGATTTCATATGTAATCGCCAGCTTGCTTGGTGTACTAATAGCCTATGCAGCCACAAAAGCAGCTCAGCTTCACCCCAACCATTCGTTAATTCAATTTAGTAAGCTTATTTTGGGAAAATGGCTTGGAACATTGATTGTGCTTGTCTATCTCTTTCAATGGTTTTCTGTTATAGGCAATATATTAAGAGAATTTGCTGATTTTACGATTACCATCCTGCTCCCTACCACCCCTCCCTGGGCCTTGTATGTTACGATGCTGTTGTTACTCATCTATGTAACTTACATAGGTGGAATCGAAGGAATTGGACGGTGCAGCGAGGTTTTCGGGCCAATTATCATCCTATCTGTAATCTTGTTGATCATTCTATCCATTAAAGATTTTGACACCCTTAATTTGATGCCAGTCTTTATCGATTCCGGAATTGTTTCGATTTGGAAAGGAGCCTTGACCCCGCTGGCATTCCTTGGAGAGTCTGTCATGATGCTTATGCTCGTCTCTTTTATGAACGAGCCGCAAAAGGCCCTAAAAAGTGCCGTAGGCGGGATTGCCTTGGCTGCCTTCGCAGTGACTATTGTTGCTTTATGCGTGCTGCTGATTTTTGGACCAGAGATATCCGCTAAACTGCGCCACCCCACGTTTGATGTCGTCAGCTATATCTCTGTCATGGATTTTATCCAAAATTTGGAAATTATTGCCGTGTTAGTCTGGATATTAAGTGTTTTTATCAAGCTATCCCTGTATTTCTTTTTGGCCTGTTATGGCACCGCTCAATTATTCAAGATCAAAGACTGGCGGAAGATGATTTGGATTACGGCACCACTTTTTTTCGCCTTGGCACAGTTTTTTCCTAATCCATCTTACACCTATGGCTATATGAAAACGTATTGGACCCACTACGCTTTACCGATCAACATGGTGGGAATCCCACTATTGCTTTGGGGTATTGGCAGCATTCGTAAAAAGCGGGCAGGCAGTCATTAA
- a CDS encoding ABC transporter permease encodes MRVYGSVLKLRLSMGMQYRAAALAGVATQFFWGFITIMVFEAFYEYTVQTPPISLREIITYIWLQQAFLVFITMWFRDSELFELITSGNIAYELCRPCELYGFWYAKLLAQRLSSAILRCFPILMVSFLLPKPYDMTFSPSLSAFLLFLTALLLGLLLLVAISMFLYISVFITMSPMGSILVFSILGEFFAGLIIPVPLMPSWLQNIANVLPFRWTADFPFRVYSEHIPQDEAIIGILIQLGYLLVLVLLGRVALNRVVRKVVVQGG; translated from the coding sequence ATGAGGGTGTATGGGTCGGTTTTGAAGCTGCGGCTTTCAATGGGCATGCAATACCGGGCAGCGGCACTAGCTGGAGTGGCAACGCAATTTTTCTGGGGATTTATCACAATTATGGTGTTTGAAGCATTTTACGAATACACGGTACAAACCCCACCTATTTCATTAAGAGAAATCATCACTTACATATGGCTGCAGCAGGCATTTCTTGTTTTCATTACGATGTGGTTTCGTGACTCTGAGCTGTTTGAGTTAATTACAAGCGGAAATATTGCCTATGAGCTGTGTCGTCCATGTGAGCTTTATGGTTTTTGGTATGCAAAACTGCTCGCACAGCGATTATCGAGCGCCATCCTGCGCTGTTTTCCGATTTTGATGGTATCCTTTCTGTTGCCTAAACCCTACGACATGACTTTTTCACCTAGTTTATCTGCTTTTCTATTATTCCTAACTGCCTTACTTCTGGGCTTATTATTGTTGGTTGCTATTTCAATGTTTTTATATATTTCCGTTTTTATAACGATGTCACCGATGGGGTCAATACTAGTTTTTTCAATCCTAGGCGAGTTTTTTGCCGGTTTAATTATTCCGGTTCCCTTAATGCCATCGTGGCTGCAAAATATAGCGAATGTTCTTCCGTTTCGCTGGACGGCTGACTTTCCTTTTCGGGTCTATTCTGAACATATTCCGCAGGATGAAGCCATTATAGGGATACTCATTCAATTAGGATATTTGCTTGTCCTCGTTTTATTAGGCCGAGTTGCCCTTAACCGGGTAGTAAGAAAAGTGGTTGTCCAGGGAGGTTGA
- a CDS encoding ABC transporter permease translates to MRLYYKYLLILFKSQMQYRTSFWLLTVGQFFIPLTVFAGLFFLFERFGQIKGWDFFEVALCFAVIHMAFSLSECFARGFDMFSSLIIKGEFDRLLVRPRSTFLQVLGSKFEFTKFGRLLQSFIVLIWALSNLPIDWSVFKVITLVLMITSGVLIFTGIYMLAASICFWTVQGLEVANIFTDGGREMAQYPLNIYQKWVTRFFTYVIPFGTVNYLPLKYILGKINGDDLIHMLTPVLGSLFILPCFLVWQFGVRHYRSTGS, encoded by the coding sequence TTGCGTCTTTATTATAAGTATTTGCTGATTTTGTTTAAATCACAGATGCAATATCGTACATCTTTTTGGCTGTTGACAGTAGGTCAGTTTTTTATCCCTTTAACCGTTTTTGCCGGTCTGTTTTTTTTATTTGAACGGTTTGGGCAAATAAAAGGCTGGGATTTTTTCGAGGTGGCGCTTTGCTTCGCGGTTATCCACATGGCCTTTAGCTTAAGTGAGTGTTTTGCCCGCGGGTTTGATATGTTTTCAAGTTTAATCATCAAGGGGGAATTCGATCGCTTACTGGTACGTCCAAGAAGCACGTTTCTACAGGTGCTCGGCTCAAAATTCGAGTTTACGAAATTTGGCCGGCTGCTGCAAAGTTTCATTGTTTTAATATGGGCCCTTAGTAATCTGCCTATTGACTGGAGTGTATTCAAAGTCATTACCCTTGTGCTGATGATCACAAGCGGGGTCCTTATTTTTACCGGAATCTATATGCTTGCAGCCAGCATCTGTTTTTGGACAGTTCAGGGCCTTGAAGTGGCGAATATTTTTACAGACGGAGGCAGGGAGATGGCGCAATATCCGTTAAATATTTATCAAAAATGGGTAACCCGCTTCTTTACCTATGTGATTCCTTTTGGAACAGTAAATTACTTGCCGCTAAAGTATATTCTCGGAAAAATAAACGGAGACGACCTCATCCATATGCTGACTCCTGTTCTGGGGAGTTTGTTTATTCTGCCGTGTTTTCTTGTTTGGCAATTTGGTGTCAGGCACTATCGTTCAACAGGGTCATAG
- a CDS encoding alpha/beta-type small acid-soluble spore protein: protein MARRNKILVPEARQGLDALKAKVVHSARPEDAKFEAAEEVGVPLKKGYNGQLTSEQAGKVGGRLGGSMVRELVKMAQENLSKRQ, encoded by the coding sequence ATGGCTAGAAGAAATAAAATACTTGTCCCGGAAGCACGTCAAGGCTTGGATGCGTTAAAAGCAAAGGTAGTTCATTCTGCCCGCCCGGAGGATGCGAAATTTGAAGCAGCCGAAGAGGTCGGTGTTCCTTTGAAAAAGGGCTATAATGGCCAGCTCACATCCGAACAGGCTGGCAAAGTTGGCGGCCGGCTTGGCGGCAGCATGGTCCGCGAACTCGTGAAAATGGCACAGGAAAACTTGAGCAAACGACAGTAA